One genomic window of Quercus robur chromosome 6, dhQueRobu3.1, whole genome shotgun sequence includes the following:
- the LOC126688653 gene encoding early nodulin-75-like: protein MSTKHLVLLLLAVVLLTTHSLADHHKPPHKPPHKPPSAEETSLDSNLDGKPPKGYKPPPKHKPPTSLDGIDEEKPPHKEQPIGPKKPPHRPPAQESSLEPNLDGKPPKGYKPPPKHKPPTSN from the coding sequence ATGTCTACCAAACACTTGGTTTTGTTGCTTCTCGCAGTGGTGCTTCTCACTACTCACTCTCTGGCTGATCACCATAAGCCACCACACAAACCACCGCACAAACCTCCTTCAGCTGAGGAGACTTCCCTGGATTCAAATTTGGATGGCAAACCTCCCAAGGGATACAAGCCACCACCAAAACACAAGCCACCTACCTCATTGGACGGGATTGATGAGGAAAAACCCCCACACAAGGAACAACCAATAGGCCCTAAAAAACCACCACACAGGCCTCCAGCACAGGAGTCCTCACTGGAACCAAACTTAGATGGCAAGCCTCCCAAGGGTTACAAGCCACCACCAAAACACAAGCCTCCAACGTCCAACTGA